In the Gorilla gorilla gorilla isolate KB3781 chromosome 1, NHGRI_mGorGor1-v2.1_pri, whole genome shotgun sequence genome, CTATCTCTTACCAACTATGTATCTATGTGAAGTCACATTTTTATGATATAATTAAACCaaaataatatatcacaataatgGAAAAATCAAGCTGTTTTCTATTAAGCCAGACCCTAAAGAGACTATTCAAAAAGGTGAAACAATGGCATTCATCTCactaaactttttgttttgaaaatgtagttggccgggcacaatggctcatgcctgtaatcccagcactttgggaggtcaaggcgggcggatcacctgaggtcaggagtttgagactagcctgaccaacatggagaaaccccgtctctactataaatacaaaatcagctgggtgtggtggcgcatgcctgtaaattccagctactcgggaggctgaggcaggagaattgcttgaacccgggaggcagaggttgcagtgagctgagatcgtgccattgcactccagcctgggcaacaagagcaaaactccgtgtcaaaaaaataatttttttttgatatggtaaatattgataaatataatCCATATAAACAAAAGCTTTCTGGGGTCCTCAGTAATTTTTAAGTATGAAGAGTCTAGAGatgaaaaagtttgagaattgTTGCCCTCAGGGAATAATTTAAAGTGAGTTTAAACTGAAGCAATCTCTCAACTACTTTCCACAATAGAAGAGAAAACCCTCTAGTTCCTTGAAAAACATTTGCTAGTTTAAACATAAGGATTTGAAATGGATGGCAGATATGGGGCTGACTGCTCTTCTTACTTATAATTAGTTCTTACCTCAAAACCATGCTGTAATTTCCAAGTCTTGGTTGAGGTAATACCAAAGAGAGAATATCTCTGTGTTTCTATAGAGGGGTAGTCAGACTTCAGGCCTCCTGTGGCCAGATCAGTCAGTTCATGGCAAGGCAAAGATAGGCTGGTTTTAGGACATGagtccccccctttttttttcagggtctaAGCAGACCTCCTTCTGGAAAAAATGACAAGTCCTAATCATTGACTGCTGTATCTGCAACACCAAGCATCTAAGACACTGCTTGGCACATATTAGGCACTCAAGATATTGTTGAAGCCAGTCCTccatggcacatacctgtagtcctagctacttgggaagctgaggcaagacgatcgttgagcccaggagtttgagtccagcctgggcagcataagctgacctcatttctaaaaataaatgaataaatattgttgaatgaagtcaagcccctttatttttattacagaaatcATACTCTACCTTTCAACTGGCAGGAAGCTAAAGCAACTCAAGATTTAAGAGAtgaatcaggctgggcacggtggctcacggctgtatcccagcactttgggaggtcgaggcggacagatcacgaggtcaggagttcaagaccatcctggcctatCTGATGAaacccgttctctactaaaaatacaaaaattagccaggcgtggtggcgcatgcctgtagtcccagctacttgggaggctgaggcaggaatcacttgaacccaggaggcagaggttgcagtgagccaagattgtgccactgaactccagcctggtgacagagtgagactgtctcaaaaaaaaaaaaaaaattaattaatcgaaaaaaaaaaggaagctttcAAAAGATTAGGAAATTGCAGGAATGCATGGGAAAAAGAGAATGGCCATTGGTCCTGTTATCTAGTGCAACTTGATAAACCACTCCAAACCGTAGAGCTTAGAacaacaattattttattatctattcgtcattttttaatatttattttatttacttagagatcctgtctctttgttacccaggctgaagtgcagtgataccatattggctcactgccacctctgcctcttgggctccagcgatcctcctgcctcagccttccaagtagctggaaccccacagcgcgccaccacacctgactaatttttgtatttttagtagagagggtgtttcactacgttgcccaggctagtctcgaactcctgggcccaagggatccaTCCGCCTCACTTCctaaacttctgggattacaagcgtgagccaccgcacctggcctattattgTTTTGTTAAAAGCAGGGTCTCGGCTTTGCAAATGCAGCCACCAACGCCAGGAGCTCTGTACGATCAGCCATGGTTAACCCCACCGTGTTCGACATCGCTGTCGACGGCAAGCCCTTGGGCCGCGTCTCCTTCGAGCCGTTTGCAGACAAGGTTCCAAAGGCAGTAGAAAACTTTCGTGCTCTGAACAATGTAGAGAAAGGATTTGGTTATAAAGGTTCCTGCTTTCACAGAATTATTCCAGGGTTTATGTGTCAGGGTGGTGACTTCACATGCCATAATGACACTGGTGGCAAGTATACCTGCGGGGAGAAATTTGATGACGAGAGCTTCGTCCTGAAGCATACACATCCTGCCATCTTGTCCATGGCAAATGCTGGACCCAACACAAATGGTTCCCAGTTTTTCATCTGCACTGCCAAGACTGAGTGGCTGGATGGCAATCCTGTGGTCCTTGGCAAG is a window encoding:
- the LOC134758505 gene encoding peptidyl-prolyl cis-trans isomerase A-like, which gives rise to MVNPTVFDIAVDGKPLGRVSFEPFADKVPKAVENFRALNNVEKGFGYKGSCFHRIIPGFMCQGGDFTCHNDTGGKYTCGEKFDDESFVLKHTHPAILSMANAGPNTNGSQFFICTAKTEWLDGNPVVLGKVKEGMNIVEAMGHFGSENGKTSKKITIADCGQL